In Armatimonadota bacterium, one DNA window encodes the following:
- a CDS encoding mannonate dehydratase yields the protein MKLCDDLHDQSDEFIQFLSQVGVECVKITGAKLMPPKGCGVVSRDVIRHLQDRLEKHGITLDVFLLPQGPETQYWNARFGRPERDREIEDVCQTIAVCGECGIPVVEWTWSIIDVWGSESGPYARGGAITRRYDYDKIKHIPPEPGYAVDADEMWERLEYFLVRIVPAAEQAGVRLAFHIQDPPQTPCLKGEARIISDFEGMKRLVELVDSPANGLNICQGSLAEQCGADVLSIVRYFGVRDKINHVHFRNVRGSCPRFDETFIDDGDVDMIEAMRVYHEIGYRYAIMPDHWPKLAGDTPLGLASRAYAHGYIKAAMQAVGAKPRTAGCAVG from the coding sequence ATGAAGCTGTGTGATGATCTGCACGACCAGTCCGATGAGTTCATCCAGTTCCTCAGCCAGGTTGGCGTGGAATGTGTGAAGATCACCGGGGCAAAACTCATGCCCCCGAAAGGCTGCGGCGTGGTCTCCCGCGACGTCATCCGCCACTTGCAGGACCGCCTCGAGAAGCACGGCATCACCCTGGACGTATTCCTCCTGCCCCAGGGTCCCGAGACCCAGTACTGGAACGCGCGCTTCGGCCGGCCCGAGCGCGACCGGGAGATTGAGGATGTCTGCCAGACCATCGCGGTCTGCGGCGAGTGCGGCATCCCGGTGGTGGAGTGGACCTGGAGCATCATCGATGTCTGGGGCAGCGAATCCGGTCCCTACGCGCGCGGCGGAGCGATTACCCGGCGCTACGATTACGACAAGATCAAGCACATCCCGCCCGAACCGGGTTACGCTGTGGATGCCGACGAGATGTGGGAGCGTCTCGAGTATTTCCTGGTGCGAATCGTGCCTGCGGCGGAGCAGGCGGGAGTGCGCCTGGCTTTCCACATTCAGGACCCGCCCCAGACCCCGTGTCTCAAGGGCGAGGCCCGGATCATCAGCGACTTCGAGGGCATGAAGCGCCTCGTGGAACTGGTGGACAGCCCGGCGAATGGGCTGAACATCTGCCAGGGGTCTTTGGCCGAACAGTGCGGCGCGGACGTGCTCAGCATCGTGCGGTATTTCGGGGTGCGGGACAAGATCAACCACGTACACTTCCGCAATGTGCGCGGCTCCTGCCCACGGTTCGACGAGACCTTCATCGACGATGGCGACGTGGACATGATCGAAGCCATGCGGGTATACCACGAGATCGGCTACCGGTACGCGATCATGCCCGACCACTGGCCGAAGCTGGCGGGAGACACGCCGCTGGGGCTGGCTTCTCGCGCCTATGCCCACGGGTATATCAAGGCGGCGATGCAGGCAGTGGGCGCCAAACCACGGACCGCCGGGTGCGCGGTGGGCTGA
- a CDS encoding nucleoside hydrolase — protein MPTGSPVQLILDTDIDTDCDDAGALAVLHALANRGEAELLGVICSVPVPWTALCAAAINEACGRSDIPVGLLDLPEEERETLYGRYLYHRGRSTDGTVRPLYNEVIGREWQEANPDWRPREAVSLYRDLLSRAPEVSVTVCAIGGLSALGRLLDSGPDEHSPLTGEDLVRTKVNRLVTMAESFYPSGADSFNWTLDRQASARVINDWPAPITVSHAGRSVLTGPRFLQAAPESHPVARALRIWFGDREPARSSWDQLAAIVAVRGGAGLFAEHGGNGLGFDPETGTHEYLPLQPGKPERTWLEPLVDDAAMSKAVENLMVEALRV, from the coding sequence ATGCCCACTGGCTCCCCTGTGCAACTCATCCTGGACACCGATATCGACACCGACTGCGACGATGCAGGGGCCCTGGCGGTCCTGCATGCCCTGGCGAACCGGGGCGAGGCCGAACTGCTGGGCGTGATCTGCAGCGTACCCGTGCCCTGGACCGCCCTCTGCGCCGCGGCGATCAATGAGGCCTGCGGGCGAAGCGACATCCCGGTGGGACTCCTTGACCTGCCGGAGGAGGAGCGCGAGACCCTTTACGGGCGATATCTCTACCATCGGGGCAGGTCGACGGACGGAACGGTGCGGCCCTTGTACAACGAAGTGATTGGGCGCGAGTGGCAGGAGGCGAACCCAGACTGGCGGCCCCGAGAGGCGGTGAGTCTGTACCGGGATCTGCTGTCGCGGGCACCCGAGGTGAGCGTCACCGTCTGCGCCATCGGCGGGCTATCCGCGCTGGGCAGACTCCTGGATTCCGGCCCCGATGAGCACAGCCCGCTAACCGGCGAGGACCTGGTTAGGACGAAGGTGAATCGCCTGGTCACCATGGCCGAGAGCTTCTACCCGTCCGGCGCAGACAGCTTCAACTGGACACTGGACCGGCAGGCCAGCGCGCGGGTGATCAATGACTGGCCCGCACCCATCACGGTCAGTCACGCAGGCCGCAGTGTGCTGACAGGGCCCCGTTTCCTGCAGGCCGCGCCGGAAAGCCACCCGGTTGCCCGGGCGCTGCGGATCTGGTTCGGCGACCGGGAGCCGGCGCGCTCAAGCTGGGACCAACTGGCGGCTATCGTTGCGGTGCGCGGTGGAGCGGGACTGTTCGCGGAGCACGGCGGCAATGGCCTCGGGTTCGACCCCGAGACTGGTACGCACGAGTACCTTCCGCTTCAGCCCGGCAAGCCGGAACGCACCTGGCTGGAGCCGCTGGTGGATGATGCGGCGATGTCCAAGGCGGTGGAGAACCTGATGGTCGAGGCGCTGCGGGTGTAG
- a CDS encoding heparinase II/III family protein — protein sequence MNWREIARLNALLSLALCVCVNADMTMDFAADTALEGWQIDGDASLDVTRSRGGEVGGSLRIGPGAKAVLPLRDEDGSGVVEMWVYDDCAKPDNPKDRRVGPRWGLIQSDGRVLVVGALYAPYLSGDTTYCASDSDQKTTWFNVQYLGVRRDPAWHRWTFTMDAAKGLSISIDGTDVNARTPRFDWNKTQFRGFRGIALFGDEMKAPAHTIWVDDITVQLGGPMTATPVPPPPPPPVVPTTDPAPDKPVDIVPELRGRHPRLLFSAEDIPAMKERIAGPSKVFFDKMLAYLQACKPPDHTRWVTDATDAQRQGVWRLPTVALHYVLTGEKASLDNAVGFMRKFLETPDWETTSERNSGMGAANIMVGAALAYDWLYDSLPAEFREQFRRKLLNHARWQYYGGHLNGNKDTGYWQSDPQNNHRWHRDAGLTLCALAIAGDGPGWEWILSKTREELEFVHQWLPEDGSCHESPSYMVFGMPYLLLAFDAADRCFGTEFLSHAYFRNNPLFRMHTLLPGFTDAFCFGDAGGTGFINDYAFRCTAVHELGDLQDALMQFHTADPETSFNYGWFSVIWYDPSLKGSIEKVPVNALYPDLGLALVRDGWGPDAVAAMFKCGPYGGVTLNDFRNETGKYINIAHDDPDCGMFTLFAGGAMLAEDDRYAYNKQTASHNTILVNGKGQIGEGSGHWMQPVRNVDMNTVARVVAWRNTPQFTIADGEAGKAYRGLQRFRRTFIWMPGRYILVLDDIRGAAPVDITWLLQAPSIEEADAHERAWRLTNGNAACPVYVGSDLPFESAVVDSPADNRGEPLGFRQIRLKAAGAQWRLATLLDPWGQCDPGVTLAAQGPDAAQITVTCDGATDTWRWEAARDETSATQLSCIRNGETVAQLGADDLVPNSGPPLY from the coding sequence ATGAACTGGCGTGAGATAGCGAGACTGAACGCTCTGCTTTCGCTGGCGCTCTGCGTCTGCGTGAACGCCGACATGACTATGGACTTCGCCGCCGACACCGCACTGGAGGGCTGGCAGATTGACGGCGACGCCAGTCTTGATGTCACGCGCAGTCGGGGCGGTGAGGTGGGCGGCTCGCTGCGTATCGGGCCGGGGGCGAAAGCTGTTCTCCCCCTGCGTGATGAGGACGGCTCCGGCGTGGTCGAGATGTGGGTCTATGACGACTGTGCGAAGCCTGACAACCCCAAGGACCGTCGGGTGGGACCGCGTTGGGGGCTGATCCAGAGCGACGGTCGTGTGCTGGTCGTGGGTGCTCTGTATGCCCCGTACCTTTCGGGGGACACCACCTACTGCGCCTCGGATTCCGACCAGAAAACCACATGGTTCAACGTGCAATACCTGGGTGTTCGCCGCGACCCTGCCTGGCATCGCTGGACCTTCACCATGGACGCCGCGAAGGGCCTGTCGATCAGCATCGACGGCACGGACGTGAACGCCCGCACGCCGCGCTTCGACTGGAACAAGACCCAGTTCAGGGGCTTTCGCGGCATTGCCCTGTTCGGCGACGAGATGAAAGCGCCCGCGCATACGATCTGGGTGGATGACATCACCGTGCAACTCGGCGGCCCGATGACAGCCACCCCCGTGCCTCCTCCGCCCCCACCGCCGGTGGTACCGACAACCGATCCCGCGCCCGACAAGCCGGTGGACATCGTCCCCGAACTGCGGGGCAGGCACCCCCGCTTGCTCTTCTCGGCCGAGGATATTCCGGCCATGAAAGAGCGTATCGCCGGGCCGTCCAAGGTCTTCTTCGACAAGATGCTGGCCTACCTGCAAGCCTGCAAACCGCCCGACCATACCCGATGGGTCACCGACGCCACCGATGCCCAGCGCCAGGGAGTCTGGCGCCTGCCCACAGTGGCCCTGCATTACGTGCTCACGGGCGAAAAGGCATCTCTGGACAATGCCGTCGGGTTCATGCGCAAGTTCCTGGAGACGCCCGACTGGGAGACCACCAGCGAACGAAACAGCGGGATGGGTGCGGCGAATATCATGGTCGGCGCTGCGCTGGCCTACGACTGGCTGTACGACAGTCTGCCTGCCGAATTCCGCGAACAGTTCCGGCGCAAGCTCCTGAACCATGCGCGGTGGCAGTACTACGGCGGGCACCTCAACGGAAACAAGGACACAGGCTACTGGCAGTCGGATCCACAGAACAACCACCGTTGGCACCGGGATGCCGGTCTGACCCTCTGCGCCCTGGCAATCGCGGGCGACGGCCCCGGCTGGGAGTGGATTCTGTCCAAGACTCGCGAGGAACTGGAGTTCGTACACCAGTGGCTTCCCGAGGACGGTAGCTGCCACGAATCACCTTCGTACATGGTGTTCGGGATGCCCTACCTGTTGCTGGCCTTCGACGCTGCGGACCGTTGCTTCGGGACCGAGTTCCTGAGTCACGCCTACTTTAGGAACAACCCGCTTTTTCGTATGCACACCTTGCTTCCGGGATTTACCGACGCTTTCTGCTTCGGCGATGCGGGGGGCACCGGGTTCATCAATGACTATGCATTCAGGTGCACCGCTGTTCACGAACTCGGGGACCTGCAGGATGCCCTGATGCAGTTCCACACGGCCGACCCGGAGACCAGCTTCAACTACGGCTGGTTCTCGGTCATCTGGTATGACCCGTCGCTGAAGGGTTCGATCGAGAAGGTGCCTGTCAATGCTCTGTACCCCGATCTCGGCCTGGCGCTGGTGCGTGACGGTTGGGGGCCCGATGCCGTGGCCGCGATGTTCAAGTGCGGGCCCTACGGGGGCGTGACGCTGAACGACTTCCGCAATGAGACGGGTAAGTACATCAACATTGCCCATGATGACCCGGACTGCGGCATGTTCACACTCTTCGCCGGCGGCGCAATGCTGGCCGAAGATGATCGCTATGCCTACAACAAGCAGACCGCATCGCACAACACAATTCTCGTCAACGGTAAGGGCCAGATCGGAGAGGGTTCGGGCCACTGGATGCAGCCAGTCCGCAACGTGGACATGAACACGGTGGCCCGGGTGGTTGCCTGGCGGAACACGCCGCAGTTCACTATCGCCGACGGCGAGGCCGGGAAGGCCTACCGGGGCCTGCAGCGTTTCCGAAGGACCTTCATCTGGATGCCAGGCCGCTATATCCTGGTCTTGGATGATATTCGAGGAGCCGCTCCAGTTGACATTACGTGGTTGCTGCAGGCACCATCCATCGAGGAGGCGGACGCCCATGAGAGAGCCTGGCGGCTGACCAACGGAAATGCAGCCTGCCCGGTGTACGTCGGCTCGGACCTGCCCTTCGAGAGCGCTGTCGTGGATTCCCCCGCCGACAATCGCGGGGAGCCCCTCGGTTTCCGGCAAATCCGTTTGAAGGCCGCCGGAGCGCAATGGCGGCTGGCGACGCTTCTCGACCCGTGGGGTCAGTGTGATCCGGGAGTCACTCTCGCAGCTCAGGGGCCCGATGCAGCCCAGATCACCGTCACCTGTGATGGCGCCACCGACACCTGGCGCTGGGAAGCCGCCCGGGACGAGACGTCGGCGACGCAACTCTCCTGCATCCGCAACGGTGAGACTGTGGCGCAATTGGGCGCGGACGACCTCGTGCCCAACTCCGGGCCGCCACTATACTGA
- a CDS encoding flavodoxin family protein produces MRVLVWNASPNKDGLTAACAEAFCKGAAEAGAEVELVHLCDHAIQACRQCDRGWGICRSEARCVIDDDFQRLREAIFAADVWVLANPVYFGDLAERAKTFLDRLRRCKVGPGDNPLQGKDFVGIAAAGGSGGGTSWCLEVMNRIAAHTGVRVADLITVTRRNRAYKIAAIEAAGRSIVEQEWSG; encoded by the coding sequence ATGAGAGTTCTCGTCTGGAATGCAAGCCCCAACAAGGACGGTCTCACCGCGGCCTGTGCCGAAGCCTTTTGCAAGGGCGCCGCGGAGGCGGGCGCTGAAGTGGAACTGGTGCACCTGTGTGACCATGCGATCCAGGCCTGCCGTCAGTGCGACCGCGGGTGGGGAATCTGCCGGTCGGAAGCCCGCTGCGTCATTGACGATGATTTCCAGCGCCTGCGCGAAGCCATCTTCGCCGCCGATGTCTGGGTGCTGGCCAATCCGGTGTACTTCGGCGATCTGGCGGAACGCGCCAAGACCTTCCTGGACCGCTTGCGCCGCTGCAAGGTGGGCCCCGGCGACAATCCCCTCCAGGGCAAGGACTTCGTGGGCATCGCGGCGGCGGGAGGGTCTGGTGGGGGCACAAGCTGGTGCCTTGAAGTAATGAACCGTATCGCGGCCCACACCGGGGTGCGCGTGGCGGACCTGATCACCGTGACGCGACGCAACAGGGCTTACAAGATCGCGGCAATCGAAGCCGCCGGGCGCTCCATCGTCGAGCAGGAATGGAGCGGTTAG
- a CDS encoding aminotransferase class III-fold pyridoxal phosphate-dependent enzyme, with product MIQFTFADVAYSLSDLAGEGYVQAACQARAALSGESFSELLDTARKRVSFYPAAWHERLLERLPEVGQKVCDGLDTSAAGAGSQAFTAATNAAAAPLTGYGLFRVGEDGRLYLLTKSEHYHTPLGHSFPGYELLEIARSLGIPNATHNNTRGHITRLLEEELVRAAHGLDRRDAPGLQTVLADRSLNGLNRVLNLETGSLAVEAGVKMMLARFYRVQDDSPEPVYSGRVPVFLVMGNDDGGLLANYHGTTVLTQILRGMWPGLAESLTGCETLRVCPIRPNRVEDLEDAFAQFEQPPYKIAGFIHEIVMMNYGAVVLAREFLHRAYELCAQCDVPTMVDEIQSCLWAPGLFQYREYGLKPSMVVLGKGFPGGEYPASRLLFSAGMDSLPQFGALVTNGQEELASLAYLVTMRWAQDNGDAVGAIGDEYEAGLRELAARHPETVAGINGRRHMGGIAFRDLQTAKAFTSLLNARGLDISVQTYKSECPPTALTKLPITVCRKVVGFVIDRIAEALDQVKGGV from the coding sequence ATGATACAGTTCACATTCGCTGATGTTGCTTACTCCCTGAGTGATCTGGCCGGTGAGGGATACGTACAGGCAGCATGCCAGGCACGCGCGGCGTTGTCCGGAGAGAGCTTTTCTGAGCTACTCGACACAGCGCGCAAGCGCGTATCCTTTTATCCTGCTGCCTGGCATGAACGTTTGCTCGAGCGCCTGCCGGAAGTAGGGCAAAAGGTCTGCGACGGACTGGACACCAGCGCTGCCGGCGCGGGAAGTCAGGCCTTCACAGCGGCAACCAACGCCGCTGCCGCGCCACTCACCGGCTACGGGCTCTTCCGAGTCGGGGAAGACGGCCGCTTGTACCTGCTTACCAAGAGCGAGCACTACCACACGCCCCTGGGCCACTCTTTCCCGGGATACGAACTGCTGGAGATCGCACGGAGCCTCGGCATTCCCAACGCCACGCACAACAACACGAGGGGGCACATTACGCGGCTCTTGGAAGAGGAGCTGGTGCGCGCGGCACACGGGCTTGATCGACGCGATGCTCCGGGACTACAGACCGTGCTTGCGGACCGGTCGCTGAACGGCCTGAACCGCGTCCTGAACCTCGAGACCGGGAGCCTTGCGGTGGAGGCCGGGGTGAAGATGATGCTGGCCCGGTTCTACCGGGTTCAGGACGACTCACCCGAGCCAGTGTATAGTGGCCGCGTTCCCGTATTCCTGGTGATGGGCAATGACGATGGTGGCCTGCTCGCCAATTACCACGGGACTACGGTGCTGACCCAGATCTTGCGCGGGATGTGGCCGGGGCTTGCCGAATCCCTGACCGGCTGTGAGACGCTTCGCGTGTGTCCGATCAGACCCAACCGCGTTGAGGACCTGGAAGACGCTTTCGCGCAGTTCGAGCAGCCGCCGTACAAAATCGCGGGATTCATCCACGAAATTGTGATGATGAACTATGGGGCCGTGGTCCTGGCCCGCGAGTTCCTGCACCGCGCGTATGAACTGTGCGCCCAGTGCGACGTGCCCACGATGGTGGATGAGATCCAGTCCTGCCTGTGGGCTCCCGGGCTGTTTCAGTATCGCGAGTACGGACTGAAGCCTTCCATGGTGGTGCTTGGCAAGGGGTTCCCGGGCGGAGAGTATCCGGCTTCGCGTCTACTTTTCAGCGCCGGGATGGACTCCCTTCCCCAATTCGGCGCGCTGGTCACAAACGGACAGGAGGAACTTGCTTCACTGGCGTATCTCGTGACCATGCGCTGGGCTCAGGATAACGGGGATGCGGTCGGCGCCATCGGGGATGAGTACGAGGCCGGTCTTCGTGAACTGGCCGCGAGGCATCCGGAGACGGTGGCTGGTATCAATGGCAGGCGGCACATGGGCGGCATCGCGTTCCGCGACCTGCAGACGGCGAAAGCCTTCACCTCGCTCCTGAACGCCCGCGGACTAGACATCAGCGTCCAGACATACAAATCCGAGTGTCCGCCGACAGCCTTGACCAAACTGCCGATCACCGTATGCCGCAAAGTGGTGGGTTTTGTGATTGACCGCATCGCCGAAGCGCTGGACCAGGTCAAGGGAGGCGTATGA
- a CDS encoding DeoR/GlpR transcriptional regulator, with product MTPRQQAILEQLRSGRELSVEELAQQFQVSAVTIRRDLDALARQGPITRTHGGALLSRAGIIEFSFRERAQECIEQKRAIARHVAGVVRPGMTVVLDTGTTTLEVARAIAGTPRISVITSSLAIASALQAHDNLELILLGGRVRKESPDLAGSLTEDNLRLFRPDLAILGADAVDKAGTYTSDLGVAAISRAMIDGAGETWLVVDSSKFSRRALVQFADWRKFDHVVTDTGLTRKDRKWLTKAVPDVRIVET from the coding sequence ATGACTCCCCGGCAACAGGCGATCCTGGAGCAGCTTCGAAGCGGCAGGGAACTGTCGGTGGAGGAGCTTGCGCAGCAGTTTCAGGTCTCGGCGGTCACGATCCGCCGAGACCTGGACGCCCTGGCCCGGCAGGGCCCGATCACACGCACCCACGGCGGAGCGCTTCTGTCGCGAGCAGGCATTATCGAGTTCAGTTTCCGGGAGCGCGCGCAGGAGTGTATCGAGCAGAAGCGGGCCATCGCGCGGCACGTGGCGGGGGTAGTGCGACCGGGGATGACGGTGGTGCTCGATACGGGAACAACAACCCTGGAGGTTGCGCGAGCGATCGCGGGAACGCCGCGAATCTCCGTGATTACCAGTTCGCTGGCCATCGCGTCAGCACTGCAGGCCCACGACAACCTGGAACTCATTCTGCTCGGGGGCAGAGTGCGGAAGGAGAGCCCGGATCTCGCAGGCTCTCTGACCGAAGACAATTTGCGCCTCTTCCGGCCCGACCTTGCGATTCTTGGCGCCGATGCGGTGGACAAAGCTGGCACATACACCTCGGACCTGGGGGTGGCGGCGATCTCGAGAGCAATGATTGACGGTGCGGGTGAGACGTGGCTCGTGGTGGACAGCAGCAAGTTCTCCCGCCGCGCGCTGGTGCAGTTTGCGGACTGGAGAAAGTTCGATCACGTGGTGACCGACACCGGGCTGACACGCAAGGACCGCAAGTGGCTTACCAAGGCGGTTCCTGACGTGCGAATTGTGGAAACGTAA
- a CDS encoding GNAT family N-acetyltransferase → MQLVMMKHSLEGLPPVELPQGYELRHFVPGDEAGWEAVMAASFGQKEPAWSFRDVMGRDAACSPERVLLVTCRGQAVATASAWYRPEWGIETGYVHYVAADPAHSGKKLGHMVSLAVLHRFVFEGRTRAVLQTDDFRAPAIKTYLRLGFEPWLVEEDQRQRWRVVFETNRLQPLCPNWEEIIKGSIHTMPGA, encoded by the coding sequence ATGCAACTGGTGATGATGAAACACAGCCTCGAGGGTCTGCCGCCAGTGGAACTGCCGCAGGGGTATGAACTGAGGCATTTCGTGCCTGGCGATGAGGCAGGCTGGGAGGCGGTGATGGCCGCGTCTTTCGGCCAGAAAGAGCCGGCCTGGAGCTTCCGCGATGTCATGGGACGCGATGCCGCCTGCTCACCGGAGCGAGTGCTTCTTGTCACCTGTCGCGGGCAAGCGGTTGCCACCGCGTCGGCCTGGTACCGACCCGAGTGGGGCATCGAGACCGGCTACGTTCACTACGTGGCCGCGGACCCGGCGCACTCCGGCAAGAAACTCGGGCACATGGTTTCACTGGCGGTGTTGCACCGGTTCGTGTTCGAGGGACGCACACGCGCGGTGCTGCAGACCGACGACTTTCGAGCGCCCGCCATCAAGACTTACCTCCGGCTGGGCTTCGAGCCGTGGCTCGTCGAAGAAGACCAGCGGCAACGCTGGCGCGTTGTGTTCGAGACCAACCGCCTGCAACCACTTTGCCCGAATTGGGAAGAGATCATCAAGGGTTCGATACACACCATGCCGGGCGCCTGA